From one Gadus morhua chromosome 8, gadMor3.0, whole genome shotgun sequence genomic stretch:
- the marveld2l gene encoding MARVEL domain-containing protein 2 encodes MRSWSQRFKKGDGETMAESSSRPGNAPTPVWVSHTPTPDHLSDVVEDDPADSSEYTSSSPDKNMKDRLRSLLPKTLGRSIRSWTKGREDVSSGGEEIPPDGTRVSPPVSPLMERRLWDGQGDEGSLATSSQRSYKPLLRDNRDLYAGEESILTSIHPAEYYAEKVELYKLKYSYLKSWPGLLRLLAGMELLFGGMVLACVIAYIQKDSEWDDSYGMTNGYYNNGQGLSGYSYGGPMTPFVLAVAGLSWVVTLILLVLGMTMYYRAILLDSAWWPLTEALVNVALFLLYMAGGIVYVNDLNRGGLCHMTVGLNPIVANLCRVDGGQMAGTTFIFIVMLMYLVGFMVALKMWRHEATRRELESFRLEEENPQTIPMSKKKPKKISFKDDEGYTSKKPHSQDYNTPNYSTPIKADYVMKYPEITSAEERERYKAVFNDQYPEYKDLHRDITNTLQKFQELDDMMDSLLQNNSRRDEQERIQRMLLTYEEKKKDPAFLEKRERYRYMKDKLSHIKNRIRTFDTMESRGMTAR; translated from the exons ATGAGAAGCTGGAGCCAGCGATTCAAGAAAGGAGACGGTGAGACCATGGCTGAGTCTTCGTCCAGGCCTGGCAATGCACCTACCCCCGTTTGGGTGTCACACACGCCCACCCCGGACCACCTATCAGACGTGGTTGAGGACGACCCTGCAGACTCCTCTGAATACACATCCAGCAGTCCGGATAAAAACATGAAAGACAGACTCAGATCCCTGCTTCCCAAGACCCTGGGGAGATCCATCCGGAGTTGGACGAAGGGGCGTGAGGATGTGAGCTCCGGGGGGGAAGAGATCCCCCCGGACGGCACCAGGGTGAGCCCCCCCGTGAGCCCCCTGATGGAGCGCAGGCTCTGGGACGGCCAGGGGGACGAGGGCTCTCTGGCCACCTCCAGCCAGAGGTCCTACAAGCCCCTGCTGCGGGACAACAGGGACCTGTACGCCGGCGAGGAGTCCATCCTCACCAGCATCCACCCGGCCGAATACTACGCCGAGAAGGTGGAGTTGTACAAGCTCAAGTACTCCTACCTCAAGTCGTGGCCcgggctgctgcggctgctggccGGAATGGAGCTGCTGTTCGGGGGCATGGTGCTCGCCTGCGTCATCGCCTACATCCAGAAGGACAGCGAGTGGGACGACTCCTACGGCATGACCAACGGTTACTACAACAACGGCCAGGGTCTGTCGGGGTACTCCTACGGGGGGCCCATGACCCCCTTCGTCCTGGCCGTGGCCGGCCTGTCCTGGGTGGTGACGCTGATCCTGCTGGTGCTGGGCATGACCATGTACTACCGCGCCATCCTGCTGGACTCGGCCTGGTGGCCGCTGACCGAGGCCCTGGTCAACGTGGCGCTGTTCCTGCTCTACATGGCGGGCGGCATCGTGTACGTCAACGACCTGAACCGCGGCGGGCTGTGCCACATGACGGTGGGACTCAACCCCATCGTGGCCAACCTGTGCCGGGTGGACGGCGGGCAGATGGCGGGCACCACCTTCATCTTCATCGTCATGCTGATGTACCTGGTGGGCTTCATGGTGGCGCTGAAGATGTGGCGGCACGAGGCCACGCGGCGCGAGCTGGAGAGCTTCAGGCTGGAG GAAGAAAATCCTCAAACCATCCCAATGTCTAAAAAGAAACCAAAGAAAATCTCCTTTAAAGATGATGAAGGTTACACCAGCAAGAAACCACACTCACAGGACTACAACACCCCGAACTACAGCACTCCCATCAAGGCCGACTACGTCAT GAAGTACCCGGAGATCACCTCGGCTGAGGAGCGGGAGAGATACAAGGCCGTGTTCAACGACCAGTACCCGGAGTACAAGGACCTCCACAGAGACATCACTAACACCTTGCAGAAGTTTCAGGAGCTGGACGACATGATGGACAGTCTCCTCCAGAACAACAGCAGACGAGAC GAACAGGAGAGAATTCAAAGAATGTTGCTCACATatgaagagaagaagaag GACCCTGCTTTCCTGGAGAAGAGGGAACGCTACAGGTACATGAAAGACAAGCTGAGCCACATCAAGAACAGGATTCGAACCTTTGACACCATGGAGAGCCGTGGCATGACGGCGAGATGA
- the zgc:154006 gene encoding occludin, with translation MYEPQQYDSPPVYSPPYSASLSLYPPRSVHSPRSGHAPHPSQGRPRGPQPPPGSYYMDEQGGDPRPQDFHRWFSPPGFVKTFQAATVIMCFVIFACVASTLVWDMQGLGYGGGGGYGAGMGGGGAASGVGSGYYGGSYGYANNYMTPYSAKSAMISMAAINFLVALGFLVGSFSRSRATRGRGFYLAVFICDIILAVLQGIMDIIFVIGVNPMSQSSQSMLYNPMLMMCQNIKGSPSISAAAGSGYPGGFSLYNQYLHHYCYMDPEEAVALVLGLMVVVALSLAAYYAYKTRSKIWRHGKPNITWDPPLVALHPQDVQDWVNHVGEGRSTQQAPTVVLSERAAPDLRAGNVSVAHGNAALGVYSEAGAYVSGNNTNSRVPEPLYQNVGVPASSHGSEEEEEEANSIRKPPQYEERDRGPERSGSPPARDVAPSQYESGYTTGGETGHELDQYLRDHLYRLYPEITSEEQRKRYKGEFDADRAHYKRLCAEMDDIGAQIHELGQELDLLQEGSIKYQGVADEYNRMKDLKTSPNYQGKKKRTKELSQKLSHLKRLVKNFDLHV, from the exons ATGTACGAGCCCCAGCAGTACGACAGCCCACCGGTGTACAGCCCCCCGTACAGCGCCTCCCTCAGCCTCTACCCCCCTCGGAGCGTCCATTCCCCCCGCAGCGGGCATGCCCCGCACCCCTCCCAGgggcggccccggggcccgcagCCGCCCCCCGGCTCCTACTACATGGACGAGCAGGGCGGGGACCCCCGGCCCCAGGACTTCCACCGCTGGTTCTCCCCGCCCGGCTTCGTCAAGACCTTCCAGGCCGCCACGGTGATCATGTGCTTCGTGATCTTCGCCTGCGTGGCGTCCACCCTGGTGTGGGACATGCAGGGCCTGGgctacggcggcggcggcggctacggcgcggggatgggagggggcggggcggcgAGCGGCGTGGGCTCTGGGTACTACGGCGGCAGCTACGGCTACGCCAATAACTACATGACGCCGTACTCGGCCAAGTCGGCCATGATCTCCATGGCAGCCATCAACTTCCTGGTGGCCCTGGGCTTCCTGGTGGGCAGCTTCTCGCGGTCGCGCGCCACGCGGGGCCGCGGGTTCTACCTGGCCGTGTTCATCTGCGACATCATCCTGGCCGTGCTACAG GGCATCATGGACATCATCTTCGTGATCGGGGTGAACCCCATGTCCCAGAGCTCCCAGAGCATGCTGTACAACCCCATGCTGATGATGTGTCAGAACATCAAGGGGAGCCCCAGCATCAGCGCCGCCGCGGGCTCGGGCTACCCAGGAGGTTTCTCCCTGTACAACCAGTACCTGCACCACTACTGCTACATGGACCCTgaggag GCGGTCGCCCTGGTACTTGGTCTGATGGTCGTGGTGGCCCTGTCTCTGGCTGCGTACTACGCCTACAAGACCCGCAGTAAGATCTGGCGCCATggcaagcccaacatcacctgGGACCCCCCGCTGGTCGCCCTCCATCCGCAGGACGTCCAGGACTGG GTGAACCATGTGGGAGAGGGGCGGAGCACCCAGCAGGCCCCGACCGTCGTCCTATCAGAGAGAGCCGCGCCGGACCTCCGGGCTGGGAACGTCTCCGTCGCCCACGGCAACGCGGCACTCGGCGTCTACAGCGAAGCGGGTGCTTACGTCAGCGGCAACAA CACCAACAGCCGGGTCCCTGAGCCCCTGTACCAGAACGTGGGGGTCCCGGCCAGCTCCCACggctcggaggaggaggaggaggaggccaacaGCATCAGGAAGCCCCCCCAGTATGAGGAGAGGGACCGGGGCCCCGAGCGGAGCGGGAGCCCCCCTGCCCGGGACGTGGCCCCGTCCCAGTATGAGAGCGGCTACACGACCGGTGGGGAGACTGGGCACGAGCTGGACCAGTATCTGAGAGATCACCTCTACAG GTTGTACCCTGAGATCACCtcggaggagcagaggaagcgCTACAAAGGGGAGTTTGACGCAGACCGGGCCCACTACAAGAGGCTCTGCGCCGAGATGGACGACATCGGCGCGCAGATCCACGAGCTGGGCCAGGAGCTTGACCTACTGCAGGAGGGCTCAATCAAGTACCAG GGTGTCGCAGATGAATACAACCGAATGAAGGACCTTAAAACT TCGCCAAACTATCAAGGAAAGAAAAAACGTACCAAAGAACTGAGTCAAAAACTCTCCCATCTAAAGCGGCTAGTAAAGAACTTTGACCTTCACGTTTGA